The following proteins are co-located in the Paludibaculum fermentans genome:
- a CDS encoding mandelate racemase/muconate lactonizing enzyme family protein gives MSLISRRSMLQASIGATGALSLSGLAAAMQQNTSPHGRPKLKITDIRTAYVTVHGPQLHVRIYTDQGLIGQGEATDAALGGAAIIAGFRRILIGQDPLNVEALWERIRTAGVFAGAQSGQYITALSGIEIALWDLVGKAVGLPVYQLLGGKVRDKVRIYCDSANHHPDDPLARQKLNEIEKMGFTAAKIDIDEARDPNRFDRVNWTANNAEIDRMVKEVAFVRETLGKGVELAVDMHGRYDATTGKRVAIELEPFRLLWLEEPVPAENIDVMRDIRQSTKTPICCGENLFLRHGFRELLEKRAADIIMPDIQKCGGLLEARKIADMAHTYYVPFAPHCVVSPIGTMASCHVCAAVPNFLVLEWHWIGHQQLWRDFVKEGEIIDKGFVTVTDRPGLGVEMNEEAARKSQMPGSKWFEA, from the coding sequence ATGTCATTGATCTCCCGCCGCAGCATGCTGCAGGCCTCCATCGGCGCGACCGGCGCCCTCTCGCTCAGCGGTCTCGCCGCCGCCATGCAGCAGAACACTTCGCCCCACGGGCGGCCGAAGCTGAAGATCACCGACATCCGCACCGCCTACGTCACGGTGCATGGACCCCAGCTTCACGTGCGCATCTACACCGACCAGGGCCTGATCGGCCAGGGCGAGGCGACCGACGCCGCCCTCGGCGGGGCCGCCATCATCGCCGGTTTCCGCCGCATCCTCATCGGGCAGGACCCGCTGAACGTCGAGGCACTGTGGGAGCGCATCCGCACCGCCGGGGTCTTCGCCGGAGCCCAGTCGGGCCAGTACATCACGGCTCTCAGCGGCATTGAGATCGCCCTTTGGGATCTGGTGGGCAAGGCGGTGGGCCTGCCGGTTTACCAGTTGCTCGGCGGCAAGGTGCGCGACAAAGTACGCATCTACTGCGACTCCGCCAATCATCATCCCGACGATCCGCTGGCCAGGCAGAAGCTCAACGAAATCGAGAAGATGGGCTTCACCGCCGCCAAGATCGACATCGACGAAGCCAGGGATCCCAACCGCTTCGATCGCGTGAACTGGACCGCCAACAACGCTGAGATCGACCGAATGGTGAAGGAAGTGGCCTTCGTCCGGGAGACGCTCGGCAAGGGCGTCGAACTGGCGGTCGACATGCACGGCCGCTACGACGCCACCACCGGCAAACGCGTCGCCATCGAACTCGAACCCTTCCGCCTGCTCTGGCTGGAAGAGCCCGTCCCGGCCGAGAACATCGATGTCATGCGCGACATCCGCCAGTCGACCAAAACACCCATCTGCTGCGGAGAGAATCTCTTCCTCCGGCACGGCTTTCGCGAACTGCTGGAAAAGCGCGCCGCCGACATCATCATGCCCGACATCCAGAAGTGCGGCGGCCTGCTGGAAGCCCGCAAAATTGCCGACATGGCGCACACCTACTACGTGCCGTTTGCTCCGCACTGCGTGGTGTCGCCCATCGGCACCATGGCCTCGTGCCACGTCTGCGCCGCGGTGCCCAACTTCCTGGTGCTGGAGTGGCACTGGATCGGCCACCAGCAGCTCTGGCGCGACTTCGTCAAGGAAGGCGAGATCATCGACAAAGGCTTTGTCACGGTCACAGACCGTCCGGGCCTCGGCGTCGAGATGAACGAAGAGGCCGCCAGGAAGTCCCAAATGCCGGGCTCGAAGTGGTTCGAGGCCTGA
- a CDS encoding PEP-CTERM sorting domain-containing protein has protein sequence MRIFSLSAVAVLGLALTLPGQAATLYAISGDINGVPRQVSSFDPTGPASPLFTLSDGSLGFTGGLAYSSSAGRFYTIASDGLGASSLFSFDLTGALTSEFSLGDGFFGGLAWNPSDGCLYAVQNDSNGYSSIYRLDPAGHTSTFLFSVREGLTGGLTYSSADGDLYGLVNDFMGNSTLMRITIATGAFSATSPPLGTGFLGGVAFNQATGGFYAINIDNFGASTLNEILPGAPGSVTPGPILGDGYAAAGLTYGPDATNSTVPEPATYLLCAAGLALAGWKRRRLRS, from the coding sequence ATGCGAATCTTCTCCCTCTCCGCGGTCGCCGTTCTTGGCCTGGCACTCACCCTGCCCGGCCAGGCGGCCACCCTGTATGCCATCTCCGGCGACATCAATGGAGTCCCCAGGCAGGTCTCGTCGTTTGATCCGACCGGTCCCGCTTCACCGCTCTTCACGCTGAGCGATGGCTCGCTGGGCTTCACCGGCGGCTTGGCCTATAGCTCCTCCGCCGGCCGCTTCTACACCATCGCCAGTGACGGCCTCGGGGCCTCCAGCCTGTTTTCCTTCGATCTGACGGGCGCCCTCACCTCCGAGTTCTCGTTGGGCGACGGCTTCTTCGGCGGTCTGGCCTGGAATCCGTCCGACGGCTGCCTCTATGCCGTGCAGAACGACAGCAATGGCTACTCCAGCATCTACCGGCTCGATCCTGCCGGTCATACCTCCACCTTCCTCTTCTCGGTGCGCGAAGGTCTCACCGGCGGACTCACCTACAGTTCAGCTGACGGGGACCTCTACGGTCTCGTGAACGACTTCATGGGCAACTCCACCCTCATGCGCATCACTATCGCCACTGGGGCTTTCTCTGCCACCTCACCGCCGCTGGGCACCGGCTTCCTCGGTGGTGTGGCCTTCAACCAGGCCACCGGTGGCTTCTACGCGATCAACATCGACAACTTTGGAGCCTCCACGCTGAATGAGATTCTGCCTGGAGCTCCGGGTTCGGTCACCCCCGGGCCGATCCTGGGCGACGGCTACGCGGCCGCCGGCCTCACCTACGGGCCCGATGCCACGAATTCCACCGTGCCGGAGCCCGCAACTTATCTGCTCTGCGCCGCCGGGCTGGCGCTGGCCGGTTGGAAACGCCGTCGGCTGCGTTCCTGA
- a CDS encoding tetratricopeptide repeat protein — MISTFARVTLGAMLLLALAGQDHPPAKPAITVDYPLNGAVFPPEFPSPTFEWRDAAAEATTWTIDVTFSGGQPGLHARSAGERYTLGRIDPRCISPTNKPPVLTPEQAVGHTWKPDAATWAAIKKYSADGEATLTLSGYTAADPAKPVSQGRVTIKTSSDPVGAPIFYRDVPLMPSDAEKGVIKPLASTAIPLIAWRLRNVAETSSRVVLEGMHSCANCHSFSGDGKTMGMDLDGPRNDKGLYALYPVKPQTSITKENVVAWSAFRGKLGGKLRVGFMSQVSPTGQYVVTTINDPGKAESDYQRRIYRRDFNSNYYVANFKDYRFLQVFYPTRGILAWYSRATARLEPLPGADDPRYVHTNAVWSPDGQYLYFARAEAKDPYPAGVKLAERANDPNETQMKFEIYRIPFNGGKGGVAQPVTGASNNGMSNSFPKISPDGRWLIFVKCANGLLMRPDGKLYIVPAAGGEPRLMNANTRLMNSWHSFSPNSRWLVFSSKSRSPYTQLFLTHIDEQGNDSPAILIDNSTAANRAVNIPEFVNIPQDGLMKISAPVTDYYRLIDVAEEELRKGSLEPAIADFRKALAQDADDPMIHNSLGVALSRTGHPEEAVGEYRKAIALSADFPDAYNNLGGLLLSAGRVEESVTNFEKALQYSPDYAEAHSNLGAALAQLGQIDRALPHMQKSVEYKPTDANARRNLALALYRMGRVKEAVPQAEQAVKLAGSRDPNMLALLSRLYAESGRMPEAVDAARRALALVPNPGNFQFAEELRQRIAQNPATRR, encoded by the coding sequence TTGATTTCCACTTTCGCTCGCGTCACTCTTGGAGCCATGCTCCTGCTGGCCCTTGCCGGACAGGACCATCCACCGGCCAAGCCCGCCATCACTGTCGACTATCCGCTCAACGGTGCCGTCTTCCCTCCGGAATTCCCTTCGCCCACGTTTGAGTGGCGCGACGCGGCGGCGGAAGCCACCACTTGGACGATCGACGTGACCTTTAGCGGCGGTCAGCCGGGACTCCATGCGCGCTCCGCCGGGGAGCGCTATACCCTGGGAAGAATCGATCCGCGCTGCATCTCGCCCACCAACAAACCGCCGGTGCTCACGCCGGAACAGGCCGTCGGTCACACCTGGAAACCCGATGCCGCCACCTGGGCCGCCATCAAGAAGTACTCCGCCGATGGCGAGGCGACGCTCACCCTCTCCGGCTACACCGCGGCGGATCCGGCGAAGCCCGTCTCGCAGGGGCGCGTAACCATCAAAACCTCGAGCGATCCCGTCGGTGCGCCCATCTTTTACCGCGATGTTCCGCTCATGCCCTCCGATGCGGAAAAGGGCGTCATCAAGCCCCTCGCCTCCACCGCCATCCCGCTCATCGCCTGGCGGCTCAGGAATGTCGCCGAGACCAGCAGCCGCGTCGTGCTGGAGGGCATGCACTCCTGTGCCAACTGCCATTCGTTCTCCGGTGATGGCAAGACCATGGGCATGGATCTCGATGGGCCACGCAACGACAAGGGCCTTTACGCGCTCTACCCCGTCAAACCGCAGACCAGCATCACCAAGGAAAACGTGGTGGCCTGGAGCGCCTTCCGCGGCAAGCTCGGCGGCAAACTGCGCGTCGGCTTCATGTCGCAGGTTTCGCCCACCGGCCAGTACGTCGTCACCACCATCAACGACCCCGGTAAGGCCGAGTCCGACTATCAGCGCCGCATCTACCGGCGCGATTTCAATTCCAACTACTACGTCGCCAACTTCAAGGACTACCGCTTCCTGCAGGTCTTCTACCCGACCCGCGGAATCCTGGCCTGGTACAGCCGCGCCACGGCTCGTCTGGAGCCGCTGCCGGGCGCGGACGACCCCCGCTATGTCCACACGAATGCCGTCTGGAGCCCGGACGGCCAGTACCTCTACTTCGCCCGGGCCGAAGCCAAGGACCCTTATCCAGCGGGGGTGAAGCTGGCCGAGCGCGCCAACGATCCGAACGAAACCCAGATGAAGTTCGAGATCTACCGCATCCCGTTCAACGGCGGCAAAGGCGGCGTCGCCCAGCCCGTGACCGGAGCCTCCAACAACGGCATGAGCAACAGCTTCCCCAAGATCTCCCCCGACGGGCGCTGGCTCATCTTCGTCAAATGCGCCAATGGACTGCTGATGCGGCCCGACGGCAAGCTCTACATCGTACCCGCCGCCGGCGGTGAACCGCGGCTGATGAACGCCAACACCCGGCTGATGAACTCCTGGCACAGCTTCTCACCCAACAGCCGCTGGCTCGTCTTCTCTTCCAAGAGCCGGTCTCCTTACACCCAGCTCTTCCTCACGCACATCGACGAACAGGGCAACGACAGCCCAGCCATCCTCATCGACAACTCCACCGCCGCCAACCGGGCTGTGAACATTCCGGAGTTCGTGAACATCCCGCAGGATGGCCTCATGAAGATCAGCGCGCCCGTCACGGATTACTACCGCCTCATCGATGTCGCCGAAGAGGAGCTGAGGAAGGGAAGTCTGGAGCCGGCCATCGCCGATTTCCGCAAAGCCCTGGCCCAGGATGCCGACGACCCCATGATCCACAACAGCCTGGGTGTGGCCCTCAGCCGTACCGGCCACCCGGAAGAGGCCGTCGGGGAGTACCGCAAGGCGATTGCCCTCTCCGCTGACTTTCCCGACGCCTACAACAACCTCGGCGGCCTGCTGCTCAGCGCGGGCCGTGTGGAGGAGTCTGTGACCAACTTCGAGAAGGCGCTCCAGTACAGCCCCGATTACGCCGAAGCCCACTCCAATCTCGGAGCTGCCCTGGCGCAGTTGGGCCAGATCGACCGCGCGCTGCCTCACATGCAGAAGAGCGTCGAGTACAAACCCACCGACGCCAACGCGCGGCGTAACCTGGCGCTCGCCCTTTATCGCATGGGCCGCGTGAAGGAAGCCGTGCCCCAGGCCGAACAGGCCGTCAAACTAGCCGGCAGCAGGGATCCCAATATGCTGGCCCTGCTCAGCCGCCTCTACGCGGAATCCGGGCGCATGCCCGAAGCGGTCGATGCTGCTCGCCGCGCACTGGCCCTCGTACCCAATCCGGGCAACTTCCAGTTTGCTGAAGAGCTCCGCCAGCGCATCGCCCAGAATCCAGCCACCAGGCGCTAA
- a CDS encoding methyl-accepting chemotaxis protein codes for MKVSTKLYAAVGALAAIGLLATGSGFWYLRELGRELAEATGKTAVNLDLINATRARSWEMVSALRGTFILQYLKLGSGAEQSAQRWTAAFRRAHAQIEELRATVSTQDDNVDLDRFAGSLEEFGKTSQEYLRLSRSGAFEQVGGLAPAIARFTTEADESLNRMKDRQRGLLRASQARADSLRLWSQAISGAMSGVLVLIVVLVGFVVRDIHRTLVAAVSELAAGAHQVTAAAGQVAQASQSLAQGSSEQAASLQQTSASTEEVNAMAQRSRENSTMAAGLATQSREKFTQTDASLDEMVAAIAEINTQSDKISRIIKVIDDVAFQTNILALNAAVEAARAGESGMGFAVVADEVRNLAQRCGQAAKDTSTLIEESIAKSKKGKSKVDEVAAAVRSISADSTRIQLLVEEVSQGSKEQASAMGQIGKAVVEMEQVTQGIAANAEEGASAAQELNAQAETLRDVVRNLSVMVGGATARGRN; via the coding sequence ATGAAAGTATCAACGAAGCTGTATGCGGCCGTCGGCGCGCTGGCAGCGATCGGCCTTCTGGCCACGGGGTCCGGCTTCTGGTATCTGCGCGAGTTGGGACGAGAGTTGGCGGAGGCGACCGGCAAGACCGCCGTCAACCTGGATCTGATCAATGCGACGAGGGCACGGTCGTGGGAGATGGTGTCGGCGCTGCGCGGCACGTTCATCCTGCAGTACCTGAAGCTCGGCAGCGGGGCGGAACAGAGCGCACAAAGGTGGACGGCGGCGTTCCGGCGAGCCCATGCGCAGATCGAGGAACTGCGGGCCACGGTCTCGACCCAGGACGACAATGTGGATCTGGATCGATTTGCGGGCAGCCTGGAGGAGTTCGGCAAGACATCGCAGGAGTATCTGCGGTTGTCGAGGAGTGGGGCATTCGAGCAGGTGGGCGGGCTGGCGCCCGCAATTGCGCGCTTCACGACGGAGGCCGATGAGTCGTTGAACCGAATGAAGGACAGGCAGCGTGGACTGCTGCGCGCGTCGCAGGCGCGGGCGGATTCGTTGAGATTGTGGAGCCAGGCGATCAGCGGCGCGATGAGCGGGGTCCTCGTGCTGATTGTGGTGCTGGTGGGCTTCGTTGTACGCGACATTCACCGGACCCTGGTGGCGGCGGTGAGTGAGCTGGCAGCCGGCGCACATCAGGTGACGGCCGCGGCCGGTCAGGTGGCGCAGGCCAGCCAGTCGCTGGCACAGGGGTCGTCGGAGCAGGCGGCCTCGCTGCAGCAGACGTCCGCCTCCACGGAAGAGGTGAACGCCATGGCGCAACGAAGCAGGGAGAATTCGACCATGGCGGCGGGCCTGGCCACGCAGTCGAGGGAGAAGTTCACGCAGACGGATGCCTCGTTGGACGAGATGGTCGCGGCGATCGCGGAGATCAACACGCAGAGCGACAAGATCTCAAGAATCATCAAGGTGATCGACGATGTCGCGTTCCAGACGAACATTCTGGCGCTGAACGCGGCGGTGGAGGCGGCGCGGGCCGGCGAATCGGGCATGGGGTTCGCAGTGGTGGCGGATGAGGTCAGGAACCTGGCGCAGCGCTGCGGCCAGGCGGCCAAGGACACGTCCACGCTGATTGAGGAGTCGATCGCGAAATCGAAGAAGGGTAAGAGCAAGGTGGATGAGGTGGCGGCCGCGGTACGCAGCATTTCGGCGGACTCCACACGGATCCAGTTGCTGGTGGAAGAGGTGAGCCAGGGCAGCAAGGAGCAGGCTTCGGCGATGGGGCAGATTGGGAAGGCGGTCGTCGAAATGGAACAGGTGACGCAGGGAATCGCAGCCAACGCGGAAGAGGGCGCATCGGCGGCGCAGGAACTGAATGCGCAGGCGGAGACGCTGCGGGATGTGGTGCGGAATCTGAGTGTAATGGTGGGCGGTGCGACGGCACGCGGCAGGAACTGA
- a CDS encoding RraA family protein: MQSLLSLPRAGCLAALISLVCATQGAAQPGVFSKAELIKYTPDWKGERFADGRPKVSDNILKRIKDVSLEEAWAVLRNEGFTFQYEDNWLSIHPEKTLVGRALTASWMPGRPDIHKVIAEQGKKDGRIGGQNAWPVDLLQPGDVYVCDHFGLKINGPSIGDNVGNSIYAKSGNGIVYDGAVRDIDGLEELENFTSFVRSYHPSHHFSGLGPGLNSTLVGINAPTRIGQVLVMPGDVVLGKKGGVVFIPPQLAEKVVTTSEVVRLRDMFGHQRLREGKYTAGQIDTRWADAIERDFSQWLRDHMDKLPIAKEQIQEILKARTW, translated from the coding sequence ATGCAGAGTCTCCTGTCCCTTCCTCGTGCCGGCTGCCTGGCGGCGTTGATCAGTCTTGTTTGCGCGACCCAGGGGGCAGCGCAACCGGGGGTCTTCTCCAAAGCGGAGCTGATCAAGTACACGCCGGACTGGAAGGGCGAGCGGTTCGCGGACGGCCGCCCCAAGGTCTCCGACAACATCCTGAAGCGGATAAAGGACGTGAGCCTGGAAGAGGCGTGGGCGGTGCTGCGCAACGAGGGCTTCACGTTCCAGTACGAGGACAACTGGCTGTCGATCCATCCGGAGAAGACGCTGGTCGGCCGGGCGCTGACGGCCTCGTGGATGCCGGGCCGGCCGGATATTCACAAGGTGATCGCGGAGCAAGGCAAGAAGGACGGCCGCATCGGAGGGCAGAATGCCTGGCCGGTGGACCTGTTGCAGCCGGGCGATGTCTATGTCTGCGACCACTTCGGCCTGAAGATCAACGGGCCGTCGATCGGCGACAACGTCGGGAATTCAATCTATGCGAAGAGCGGCAACGGCATCGTGTACGATGGCGCGGTGCGCGATATTGACGGGTTGGAAGAGCTGGAAAACTTCACCTCCTTTGTCCGCTCGTACCATCCCTCGCATCACTTCAGCGGGCTGGGTCCGGGATTGAACTCGACGCTGGTGGGCATCAACGCGCCGACGCGGATCGGCCAGGTGCTGGTGATGCCGGGCGACGTGGTGCTGGGCAAGAAGGGCGGCGTGGTCTTTATCCCGCCGCAGTTGGCTGAGAAGGTGGTGACGACATCAGAAGTCGTGCGGCTGCGGGACATGTTCGGCCACCAGAGGCTGCGCGAGGGCAAGTACACCGCGGGACAGATCGACACACGCTGGGCGGATGCGATCGAGCGCGACTTCTCGCAGTGGCTGCGCGACCACATGGACAAGCTGCCCATCGCGAAGGAGCAGATTCAGGAGATCCTCAAGGCCCGCACCTGGTAA
- a CDS encoding xanthine dehydrogenase family protein molybdopterin-binding subunit, whose amino-acid sequence MISLSAHGLRNTPDPSRRGFLIAMMGAGVMLGYARSGLGAVPAGRASDLFEPTIWYGIDPSGTVTVNIVRAEMGQHVGTALARIVADELEADWNKVRTVTVDSDPKWGLMITGGSWSVWQSFPLLSRAGAAGRIALVEEGAKLLRVHPTACTARDGAVHANGRSIPYGDIVARGDLRRTYTPEQLKGMPVKPALQRRLIGKETMALDVPSKVDGKARYGIDASVPGMVYARPKVPPTRYDSKVVSVDDSAARRLPGYLRSIALEDPSGTAPGWVIVYADSFTTANRAADLVQVRWQSGPAAQVSERDLQQRAAELIADPKGGSLMVDDAGVDAAISSAKRKLERTYTTTTVMHYALEPVNALAFEKDGVFEIHTGNQWQSSILPVLAKALGRSEDKIVMRSYLLGGGFGRRLDGDYAVPAALAAKAMGKPVKMICTRADDMRFDCPRSASRQVLRLAWGEGNRIAAMEHHAAAGWPTAHIAPYFMPKDAKGNLYDLFAISGADHWYSVGAHRVRALRHDLADRTFRPGYLRSVGAGWTSWAVETFMDEAARAAGVDSLAFRLSLLDGAGRNAGTAPNSIGGARRQAAVLARAAQKAGWGQPVPKDVGIGLASTFGQERTMPTWVACAARVRVNRTNGHVTVEKLSLVIDAGTIIHPDSATAQVEGAALWGLGMTLYEGTEFLNGQPKDTNLDSYRVLRMGDVPEIEIEFMPSTEAPVGLGEPATTAVAPAIGNAIFTATGARLRDLPIRPAAVLAALRRQ is encoded by the coding sequence ATGATTAGTTTGTCCGCCCACGGCCTCAGGAACACGCCTGATCCTTCGCGCCGCGGTTTTCTCATCGCCATGATGGGAGCGGGGGTGATGCTGGGATACGCGCGGTCGGGCCTGGGCGCAGTTCCGGCGGGCCGCGCCAGCGATCTATTCGAGCCCACAATCTGGTATGGGATCGATCCCAGCGGGACCGTGACGGTCAACATCGTCCGGGCGGAGATGGGCCAGCATGTCGGTACCGCGCTGGCTCGCATTGTCGCTGACGAGTTGGAGGCCGATTGGAACAAGGTCAGGACGGTCACGGTGGATTCCGACCCTAAGTGGGGGCTGATGATCACGGGTGGCAGTTGGTCAGTCTGGCAAAGCTTCCCCCTGCTCAGCCGCGCCGGCGCCGCGGGGCGCATCGCTTTGGTTGAAGAGGGCGCGAAACTCCTGCGTGTCCACCCAACAGCCTGTACCGCGCGTGATGGCGCCGTGCACGCCAACGGAAGATCGATTCCTTATGGAGACATCGTGGCGCGCGGGGATTTGCGGCGGACTTACACGCCCGAGCAGTTGAAAGGCATGCCGGTCAAGCCGGCACTCCAACGGCGCTTAATCGGCAAGGAGACGATGGCGCTGGATGTTCCGTCCAAGGTCGACGGCAAGGCCCGGTATGGCATTGATGCATCAGTGCCAGGCATGGTCTACGCCCGGCCGAAAGTGCCCCCGACGCGCTACGACTCCAAGGTGGTTTCGGTGGACGATTCGGCGGCCAGGCGCCTGCCCGGCTATCTGCGGAGCATTGCGCTCGAGGATCCGTCCGGAACGGCTCCAGGCTGGGTGATAGTTTACGCCGACAGCTTCACGACCGCGAATCGGGCGGCCGACCTGGTTCAGGTGCGATGGCAGTCCGGGCCCGCCGCCCAGGTGTCGGAGCGCGACCTCCAGCAACGCGCAGCCGAGCTCATTGCGGATCCCAAAGGGGGTTCGCTGATGGTCGACGACGCTGGTGTGGATGCCGCGATCTCGAGTGCGAAGCGCAAGCTGGAGCGGACCTATACGACCACCACGGTCATGCATTACGCCCTGGAACCGGTGAATGCCCTGGCCTTTGAAAAGGACGGCGTGTTTGAGATCCACACCGGGAATCAATGGCAATCGTCGATCCTGCCCGTGCTGGCGAAGGCGTTGGGCCGGAGCGAAGACAAGATCGTGATGCGCAGCTATCTGCTGGGAGGCGGCTTCGGCCGCCGCCTGGATGGCGACTATGCAGTCCCCGCGGCGCTGGCCGCCAAAGCGATGGGCAAGCCGGTCAAGATGATCTGCACACGAGCCGATGACATGCGTTTCGATTGTCCTAGATCCGCCTCACGACAGGTCCTGCGGCTGGCCTGGGGGGAGGGTAACCGGATCGCCGCGATGGAGCATCACGCGGCAGCCGGTTGGCCGACAGCCCACATTGCTCCTTACTTCATGCCGAAGGATGCCAAGGGCAACCTCTACGACCTTTTCGCCATCTCAGGCGCGGACCACTGGTACTCCGTCGGCGCACACAGAGTGCGCGCGCTACGGCACGACCTGGCCGACCGGACGTTCCGGCCCGGGTACCTGCGTTCCGTGGGCGCCGGCTGGACGAGTTGGGCCGTGGAGACTTTTATGGACGAGGCTGCCCGCGCCGCGGGCGTCGATTCGCTGGCGTTCCGTCTGAGTCTGCTCGATGGCGCGGGCCGTAACGCCGGGACGGCGCCCAACTCGATTGGCGGCGCGCGCCGCCAGGCCGCGGTGCTGGCCCGCGCTGCGCAAAAGGCCGGATGGGGGCAGCCCGTGCCGAAGGATGTTGGCATCGGCCTCGCATCGACCTTTGGACAGGAGCGAACCATGCCGACTTGGGTCGCCTGTGCAGCTCGCGTGCGAGTGAACCGGACAAATGGCCACGTTACGGTGGAAAAGCTGAGCCTCGTGATCGACGCGGGTACCATCATTCATCCAGACAGTGCGACGGCGCAGGTGGAGGGGGCCGCTTTGTGGGGCCTGGGCATGACCTTGTATGAGGGCACGGAGTTCCTGAACGGGCAACCGAAGGACACAAATCTCGACAGCTACCGGGTGCTGCGCATGGGTGACGTGCCGGAGATCGAAATCGAATTTATGCCTAGTACGGAGGCGCCAGTCGGGCTGGGCGAACCGGCAACTACGGCGGTCGCGCCCGCGATTGGGAATGCAATCTTCACCGCCACCGGCGCGCGGCTGCGGGATCTACCGATTCGTCCGGCAGCTGTCCTGGCCGCACTTCGCCGGCAGTAG
- a CDS encoding alginate export family protein, producing MILLIAAQRGTLAQTGGQPEGLISRYAGSELPGWLRLGGEERVRLEALGGIGFKPASNAYLLQRLRFNLEAAPVRWLKFSFQAQDARSFLTNVSPAPSSQKDPLDLRLGYVQIGEAESGWISVRAGRQSLSFGEGRLVADPNWSNVGRTLDGVRVTVHYRGLRLDGFSGASDRIYTDGFDTPTPGQHFHGLNGLLDRLIPNAVLEPYVFWRLEHDIRGEKAGPGHLDTKTAGFRWAGRLPARMDYGVEVAVQRGRQAGEPVAAWAGHWVVGHTLKEQRHRPRVYVEFNRASGDRDARDGVHGAFDPLFPSAHDKFGVADQFTWTNSVHARSGLQYKLRQNLTIGTAYNSFWLADRHDGIYSGGKVVIGSNGQQGSHIGQEADFQLQWSATRLTAVDAGFGHIFPGEFLRKAGRGSAYNCFLLGITQRF from the coding sequence TTGATTTTGCTGATCGCCGCGCAGCGGGGTACCCTGGCGCAGACGGGCGGCCAACCGGAAGGCCTGATTTCGCGGTATGCGGGTTCTGAGCTGCCTGGATGGCTGAGGCTGGGGGGCGAGGAACGCGTGCGTCTGGAGGCGCTGGGCGGTATCGGTTTCAAGCCGGCCAGCAATGCGTACCTGTTGCAGAGGCTGCGGTTCAACCTGGAGGCGGCTCCGGTGCGGTGGCTGAAGTTCTCATTCCAGGCGCAGGACGCGCGCTCGTTTCTGACGAATGTTTCGCCAGCACCCAGTTCCCAGAAGGATCCGCTGGATCTGCGGTTGGGGTATGTGCAGATTGGTGAAGCGGAATCCGGGTGGATTAGTGTCCGGGCGGGACGGCAGAGCCTGAGCTTTGGCGAGGGGCGGCTGGTGGCGGATCCCAACTGGTCGAATGTCGGCCGGACCTTGGACGGAGTTCGCGTGACTGTTCACTACCGGGGGCTGCGGCTGGATGGGTTCAGCGGCGCATCCGACCGGATCTACACAGATGGCTTCGATACCCCAACGCCGGGCCAGCATTTTCACGGATTGAACGGATTACTGGACCGGTTGATTCCGAATGCCGTGCTGGAGCCCTATGTCTTCTGGCGGCTGGAGCACGATATCCGGGGGGAGAAGGCCGGGCCCGGCCACCTGGATACCAAGACCGCGGGCTTCCGTTGGGCGGGCAGGCTGCCGGCCCGCATGGACTATGGTGTGGAGGTTGCGGTGCAGCGCGGGCGGCAGGCAGGCGAGCCGGTGGCCGCGTGGGCCGGGCACTGGGTGGTGGGGCACACGTTGAAGGAACAGCGGCACCGTCCGAGGGTTTATGTGGAGTTCAACCGGGCGTCCGGCGACAGGGACGCGCGAGACGGTGTGCATGGCGCGTTTGACCCGCTGTTCCCCAGTGCGCATGACAAGTTCGGGGTGGCGGATCAATTCACGTGGACGAACAGCGTGCATGCGCGGTCGGGACTGCAATACAAACTGCGGCAGAACCTGACGATCGGCACGGCTTACAACTCTTTCTGGTTGGCGGACCGCCATGACGGCATCTATAGCGGCGGCAAGGTGGTGATTGGGTCGAACGGCCAGCAGGGCTCGCACATTGGGCAGGAGGCGGACTTCCAACTGCAGTGGAGCGCCACACGGCTCACGGCGGTGGACGCAGGTTTTGGGCATATCTTTCCGGGTGAGTTTCTTCGTAAAGCGGGGCGCGGCTCGGCGTACAACTGTTTTCTGCTGGGCATCACCCAGCGGTTTTGA